The window GGATCTAGTGATCGCTTTTATGAGCAATGGTATATTGATTTACTACTTGACTGGCATACACAAGATCCAGTAAGTCAAAAAGAGATAGACCGTAATAATGATATCTATGTACATCAGAACAATAGAAACCCATTTGTCGATAATCCGCAATATGTGGATATGATATGGACCACGACTAATAATCCTTCTGGTAGATTGTTTGCTACCTTAAAAGATACATTCGTAGATGTAGACATGGATGGTTTTGCTAGCGCTGGTGATCAAATTACCTATGAATACGAAATCAATAATATCGGGACGACAGATTTGTTTAACGTGACCGCTGTTGCAGATTTTGGAACATTTAATTCTCCAGGACAAATTGCACAACTTAATGCTGGAATTAATAGTACGGATGCCTTTGGAACACTTACTTACACCTTAACGGCAGCAGATATTTCAAGTTCTTGTAATTGCGTGATCAATAAAATTACTGTCACAGCAGATTTCAACTCTGCTGGTACTAATGGCAGTTTTTCAAAAGAAAGCGACGATCCTGATAATTTTGCCAATGTAGACGGAAACGGTGACATGTTACCTGATGACGATACTAGAACAAACCTAAATGTTCAAATGCCATCTGGTGCTGCAACAGAATTATTTATTTCAGAATACATAGAAGGTGGTGGAAATAATAAAGCTTTAGAAATTGCAAATTATACCGGTTCTTCGGTAAATCTAGCTGACTATTCTATCCAACTAAGTCAAAATGGAAGTGGTACGTGGAACGTCACTGAGACACTATCTGGAACGCTTCAAGATCAAGAGGTTTATGTATTAGCGCGAGGAAATGCAAACGCAGCAATTCTAGCTGAAGCAGATTTATTGCTAGGTAGTAGTAGTGTTTTGAATTTTAATGGTAATGATGCCATCGGATTGTTTAAAGCTGGAATTTTACTAGACGTAGTCGGTGATCCTAATAGTAATGCAGATGATATTCAGAATGAAACTTTAGTGCGCAAGTCTAATGTGACAGGTCCAAATACGACATTTGATAAAGCTGGAGAATGGAATGTTTTTGCACAAGACAATTCTAGCGACTTAGGTATGCATACCTTCGACAATACAGCAAGTAATGATGATTTTGCATTTCAAAATATAAGCATCTACCCTAACCCATCATCAGGTACGTTCTATATTGGGAATTTAGAAAATGAAATAGAGCAATTAGATATATATGATTTATCTGGTAGACAATTAGAAATTGCTTTAAACAACAATTATTTTTATATAAATAGAACTGGTGTTTTTATTGCACGACTACAAGTAAACGGTGTTTCAAAAACATACAAACTTATAGTCAAGTAAAATCTTACACTAATTAAAAAAAAAGAGCCTTAACAGGCTCATTTTTTAATCGTACTATACTGTGATGATGGTCTATTTAGACATATTTAAAACACCTCTAAAACGCAATTCATTATTCATCATTTTATCAAAACCTTCTTTGGCATTATCTAGAGAGAATTCTTCAATCATAGGCAATGCTCCTGTACGCGAGCTAAACTTTAATGTATCTTCACTGTCTGGTGCTACTCCACTAGGCCAACCTTTCAGTGATTTTCTAGCTTGTAATAATTGTAATGGTGAAACTTTTACATCATCTCCTGCTGCTGCAATTAATAACATCGTACCATCTATTCCTAAACCGTCGATAACGCTAGAAATAGCATCTGCGTGAGGTGCTGTTGCGACTATAAGATCTGCGCCACCTAATTTTTGTAATTGTTCTACGGCATCTTCATCTTTAGTAGCAATAAAATGGTCGGCACCTAATTCCATAGCCAATTCTTTTTTATCATCTGTAGTACTCAATGCGATTGTTTTCATTCCCATTTTATGAGCAAATTGTATCGCTAGATGACCCAATCCACCTATTCCTTGAACCGCAACTGTATCGCCAGCTCTCAATCCTGCATTACGCATTCCGTTAAACACCGTGATTCCAGCACATAATAATGGTGCTGCCTCAGTACTTTTTAAATCTTCAGGAACTCTCGCCGCTGCCTCATATGGCGCAGTCATGTATTCTGCATAACCACCATCGTAAGAAATACCAGAAACTTTGGCATTCTCACAATTAATAAATTTACCTCTACGGCATGGATCACAGTCAAAACAATGTCCACCATGCCAACCTATTCCTACTCGTTCTCCTTTTTTGAACATAGAAACATTGCTGCCCAGCTCTTCAATAATTCCTATAACCTCATGACCTGGCGTTCTCGGGAAATCATTTCCCATAGCACCTGCCTGAGTAAAGGCGTCGCTGTGGCATAT is drawn from Nonlabens dokdonensis DSW-6 and contains these coding sequences:
- a CDS encoding alcohol dehydrogenase; this translates as MKAARFIEQGGDLTVVEMNKPSPKENEILLKVEACGICHSDAFTQAGAMGNDFPRTPGHEVIGIIEELGSNVSMFKKGERVGIGWHGGHCFDCDPCRRGKFINCENAKVSGISYDGGYAEYMTAPYEAAARVPEDLKSTEAAPLLCAGITVFNGMRNAGLRAGDTVAVQGIGGLGHLAIQFAHKMGMKTIALSTTDDKKELAMELGADHFIATKDEDAVEQLQKLGGADLIVATAPHADAISSVIDGLGIDGTMLLIAAAGDDVKVSPLQLLQARKSLKGWPSGVAPDSEDTLKFSSRTGALPMIEEFSLDNAKEGFDKMMNNELRFRGVLNMSK
- a CDS encoding endonuclease, producing the protein MKNITLLFLLLSVMGIAQIPPGYYNSANGLTGYQLKSELSNIISTGYNGQSYGSLITLYNTSDNDEYFDNGTQTNTILDMYSENPNGPDPYNWVIGVNANCGNFNSEADCYNREHIYPQGFFSQNEPMRSDAHHVIPTDGWVNGGRSNLPFGEVNPNGASITTYMNGSRKGPSITTGFNGQVFEPLDEFKGDIARMLLYFATRYENNINDSGWDAANASANNPRDGSSDRFYEQWYIDLLLDWHTQDPVSQKEIDRNNDIYVHQNNRNPFVDNPQYVDMIWTTTNNPSGRLFATLKDTFVDVDMDGFASAGDQITYEYEINNIGTTDLFNVTAVADFGTFNSPGQIAQLNAGINSTDAFGTLTYTLTAADISSSCNCVINKITVTADFNSAGTNGSFSKESDDPDNFANVDGNGDMLPDDDTRTNLNVQMPSGAATELFISEYIEGGGNNKALEIANYTGSSVNLADYSIQLSQNGSGTWNVTETLSGTLQDQEVYVLARGNANAAILAEADLLLGSSSVLNFNGNDAIGLFKAGILLDVVGDPNSNADDIQNETLVRKSNVTGPNTTFDKAGEWNVFAQDNSSDLGMHTFDNTASNDDFAFQNISIYPNPSSGTFYIGNLENEIEQLDIYDLSGRQLEIALNNNYFYINRTGVFIARLQVNGVSKTYKLIVK